From the genome of Aphelocoma coerulescens isolate FSJ_1873_10779 chromosome 26, UR_Acoe_1.0, whole genome shotgun sequence, one region includes:
- the CSF1 gene encoding macrophage colony-stimulating factor 1 isoform X1 encodes MPRLGAKVCLLRCSLLSSLLLLLLCIHETEQNSYCQQIITERHLAELEELADTQMQHPGRVSFKFIDKMQLNDSICYVKAAFPLMGKILERTEFKENSSNARKMQMVRRMYNHISENVDPCIREEDDEERTLSQMCFKEFTTSPYEMLVLVKDFFQDIKRLLQNQETFEKDCSRVYRRTCLGPGKAGSSPGVGTDPDCNCLSPALPSATQPSLSAATGRDMAPASTQVPSSLLHTALADLEAPSQPPSSTDGGSGTEEVLGAGVGDTAPPLAPGMKQTAPASSAEALQDPAGMLSLALGDIPVLRGDGELVEWGTGHLPQDPGQQWGGSILPDQPGGLRTTTPTASPSAGSTGGGARIRPAAASEPVTQLRFSRMAPELRAPGGHRDRARAWGWGLSRLRGPEDGGGAGPSFDSGFVLGAEQRRKEPPAREGRQEPLIYITVASVVAVLLATGGLLFYKYKSRVLERPLEDGDCDPEEPERRALQGARECSELETQDL; translated from the exons ATGCCCCGCCTCGGAGCCAAG GTGTGCCTGCTCCGCTGTTCCCTGCTgtcatccctcctcctcctcctcctctgcatccATGAGACGGAACAGAACAGCTACTGCCAGCAGATCATCACAGAGAGGCACCTGGccgagctggaggagctg GCTGACACTCAGATGCAGCACCCGGGCAGGGTCTCCTTCAAGTTCATTGACAAGATGCAGTTG AACGACTCCATCTGCTATGTGAAAGCTGCCTTTCCCCTGATGGGCAAGATCCTGGAGCGAACAGAGTTCAAGGAGAACTCATCCAATGCCAGGAAGATGCAGATGGTGCGCAGGATGTACAACCACATCAGTGAGAATGTGGACCCCTGCATCAGGGAGGAGGATGATGAGGAGAGAACG CTCTCACAGATGTGCTTCAAGGAGTTCACCACCTCCCCCTATGAGATGCTGGTGCTGGTGAAGGATTTCTTCCAGGACATCAAGCGTCTGCTGCAGAACCAGGAGACTTTTGAGAAGGATTGCAGCCGAGTCTACCGCAGGACTTGCCTGGGACCCGGGAAGGCAGGATCCTCACCAG GTGTGGGGACAGATCCTGACTGCAATTGCCTGTCCCCTGCCCTCCCTTCTgccacccagccctccctctcTGCTGCCACTGGCAGGGACATGGCACCCGCTAGCAcccaggtcccttccagcctcctCCATACCGCCCTTGCTGACTTAGAGGCCCCATCTCAGCCCCCCAGTAGCACGGACGGGGGCTCAGGGACCGAGGAGGTCCTGGGTGCTGGGGTAGGTGACACAGCGCCGCCGTTGGCCCCCGGGATGAAGCAGACAGCTCCAGCCAGCAGTGCCGAAGCCCTCCAGGATCCGGCCGGGATGCTGAGCCTGGCACTGGGTGACATCCCCGTCCTCCGTGGGGACGGAGAGCTGGTAGAGTGGGGCACCGGCCACTTGCCGCAGGATCCAGGCCAGCAGTGGGGAGGCTCCATCCTCCCGGATCAGCCCGGCGGGCTCAGGACCACCACTCCGACAGCATCGCCCAGCGCTGGCTCGACGGGCGGCGGAGCCAGGATCCGTCCCGCTGCGGCGTCCGAGCCCGTCACACAGCTCCGCTTCTCCAGGATGGCCCCAGAGCTGCGAGCCCCGGGCGGCCACAGGGACAGGGCGAGggcatggggctgggggctgagccggctgcggggccctgaggatggcggcggggccgggcccagcTTTGACTCTGGCTTTGTTCTGGGCGCAGAGCAGCGCAGGAAGGAGCCGCCTGCCAGGGAGGGCCGCCAGGAGCCCCTCATCTACATTACGGTGGCCAGTGTGGTGGCCGTCCTGCTGGCCACGGGAGGGCTGCTCTTCTACAAGTATAAATCCAGG GTCCTGGAGCGGCCGCTGGAAGATGGAGACTGTGACCCCGAGGAGCCGGAGAGGAG GGCGCTGCAGGGAGCAAGGGAATGCTCAGAGCTGGAGACTCAGGATCTCTGA
- the CSF1 gene encoding macrophage colony-stimulating factor 1 isoform X2: protein MPRLGAKVCLLRCSLLSSLLLLLLCIHETEQNSYCQQIITERHLAELEELADTQMQHPGRVSFKFIDKMQLNDSICYVKAAFPLMGKILERTEFKENSSNARKMQMVRRMYNHISENVDPCIREEDDEERTLSQMCFKEFTTSPYEMLVLVKDFFQDIKRLLQNQETFEKDCSRVYRRTCLGPGKAGSSPEQRRKEPPAREGRQEPLIYITVASVVAVLLATGGLLFYKYKSRVLERPLEDGDCDPEEPERRALQGARECSELETQDL, encoded by the exons ATGCCCCGCCTCGGAGCCAAG GTGTGCCTGCTCCGCTGTTCCCTGCTgtcatccctcctcctcctcctcctctgcatccATGAGACGGAACAGAACAGCTACTGCCAGCAGATCATCACAGAGAGGCACCTGGccgagctggaggagctg GCTGACACTCAGATGCAGCACCCGGGCAGGGTCTCCTTCAAGTTCATTGACAAGATGCAGTTG AACGACTCCATCTGCTATGTGAAAGCTGCCTTTCCCCTGATGGGCAAGATCCTGGAGCGAACAGAGTTCAAGGAGAACTCATCCAATGCCAGGAAGATGCAGATGGTGCGCAGGATGTACAACCACATCAGTGAGAATGTGGACCCCTGCATCAGGGAGGAGGATGATGAGGAGAGAACG CTCTCACAGATGTGCTTCAAGGAGTTCACCACCTCCCCCTATGAGATGCTGGTGCTGGTGAAGGATTTCTTCCAGGACATCAAGCGTCTGCTGCAGAACCAGGAGACTTTTGAGAAGGATTGCAGCCGAGTCTACCGCAGGACTTGCCTGGGACCCGGGAAGGCAGGATCCTCACCAG AGCAGCGCAGGAAGGAGCCGCCTGCCAGGGAGGGCCGCCAGGAGCCCCTCATCTACATTACGGTGGCCAGTGTGGTGGCCGTCCTGCTGGCCACGGGAGGGCTGCTCTTCTACAAGTATAAATCCAGG GTCCTGGAGCGGCCGCTGGAAGATGGAGACTGTGACCCCGAGGAGCCGGAGAGGAG GGCGCTGCAGGGAGCAAGGGAATGCTCAGAGCTGGAGACTCAGGATCTCTGA